One window of Quercus robur chromosome 12, dhQueRobu3.1, whole genome shotgun sequence genomic DNA carries:
- the LOC126709142 gene encoding uncharacterized protein LOC126709142 produces the protein MGLRMELDFDKSCKVGLSPNTVLPPPRHCSNIEKRKAKGKSTRKDDLLGLKDDFIEINFGRSRSSSCKSIPSRPAGLEGNDELKRGSMYQNSKEVREMKRTGNFEGRRKIEMSRSSDATLAFRIVDSFCNSDEDGLQKRSPMISLDSTFSPTSVSKPYVEPCSSNGFDEYCLNLNDRDKLADTMGKDSVGLKFVSGESVSPLNDGNDLERETVRMFHMSLSAKAEMLHSPSPSESDCSSRASSKSRFSPIRKMFDPFKKSKSLRSPLGYVAEPGGGLKTSGTTNMSRNKTSRKSLLHDFSNTAKASELDPQFVERENHHSAVARSPVHLHGNLKLEYKHGVPFFEFSTKCPEDVFVAKTWKTDNDFNWVYTFHSIDGRKKSNVSRWGWNSSDKDSSMVGQIQVSCYLCSELKDGGVLDNSVVTEFILYDIAHARQSISAQENEKTADDVKGLKGANQGLVKETFEDNRSHPFKHKLQQRQASEKGDFNSSDFYPWASAQLNPGLEIAAIVMQVPYENRESLTYKSGDKIINELIPNLLNHSMSELSKKDFHDKRSPEKVKVLIPTGNHGLPSAESRGPSSLLDRWRLGGGCDCGGWDMACPLTVLGNTQIQCAEDQPLLENQQHLELFVQGAKESTPALTMMAVQEGEYAVDFHAQLSTLQAFSICVAILHGTEASVDAGKERSKQLSQSNSLKVLINDEVKFLVDAVTREEKRKDSKMVKEIPPSYVLNPPFSPIARV, from the exons ATGGGACTGCGGATGGAGTTGGACTTTGATAAAAGTTGCAAAGTGGGTCTGAGTCCTAACACTGTTCTTCCACCTCCTCGACATTGCTCAAATATTGAAAAGAGGAAGGCAAAAGGGAAATCCACCCGTAAAGATGATTTGTTGGGCCTAAAGGACGACTTCATAGAGATTAACTTTGGTCGCTCTCGCAGTTCTTCTTGTAAAAGCATTCCATCTAGACCTGCTGGACTGGAAGGCAACGACGAGCTAAAGCGAGGTTCCATGTATCAAAATTCCAAAGAGGTAAGGGAAATGAAGAGAACGGGAAATTTTGAGGGAAGGAGAAAAATTGAAATGTCCCGTAGTAGTGACGCCACTTTGGCTTTCAGGATTGTTGACTCATTCTGTAATTCAGATGAGGACGGCCTGCAGAAGAGGTCTCCAATGATATCTTTGGATTCAACCTTTAGTCCAACATCTGTGAGTAAGCCGTATGTAGAACCATGCTCATCAAATGGGTTTGATGAATATTGTCTCAATTTGAATGACAGGGATAAACTTGCTGATACTATGGGGAAAGATTCAGTGGGTCTAAAGTTTGTAAGTGGTGAATCTGTTAGTCCTTTAAATGATGGTAATGACCTTGAAAGAGAAACTGTTCGCATGTTTCACATGTCACTCTCTGCTAAGGCGGAAATGCTCCATTCACCTTCACCATCAGAAAGTGATTGCTCCTCAAGAGCCAGCTCAAAGTCCAGATTCAGCCCTATCAGAAAGATGTTTGATCCATTCAAGAAGTCCAAATCTTTGCGAAGTCCTTTAGGATATGTGGCAGAACCTGGTGGGGGGCTCAAAACATCTGGGACAACAAACATGAGCAGGAACAAAACATCCAGGAAATCTTTGCTGCATGATTTCTCTAATACAGCAAAGGCATCAGAACTTGATCCTCAATTTGTTGAGAGGGAGAACCATCATTCAGCTGTTGCACGTTCACCAGTTCACCTACATGGCAATCTCAAGTTAGAATACAAACATGGGGTGCCATTTTTCGAGTTCTCAACGAAGTGCCCAGAAGATGTCTTCGTGGCCAAGACATGGAAGACGGATAATGATTTTAATTGGGTATATACGTTTCACTCCATTGATGGTAGAAAGAAGAGCAATGTCAGTAGATGGGGATGGAATAGTAGTGACAAAGATTCCTCtatggtgggacagattcaagtTTCCTGTTATTTATGTTCAGAACTAAAAGATGGTGGGGTTTTGGACAATTCTGTTGTGACAGAGTTTATATTGTACGATATTGCACATGCAAGACAAAGCATTTCAGcccaagaaaatgaaaaaactgCTGATGATGTTAAAGGTCTCAAAGGAGCTAATCAAGGATTAGTTAAGGAGACTTTTGAAGATAATAGGTCTCATCCATTCAAGCATAAACTTCAACAAAGACAAGCCTCTGAGAAAGGTGATTTTAATTCTTCAGATTTTTACCCCTGGGCATCTGCACAATTGAATCCAGGCCTTGAAATCGCGGCCATTGTTATGCAAGTCCCATATGAGAATAGAGAGAGCTTAACATACAAGTCAGGGGATAAGATTATCAATGAACTGATCCCAAACCTACTTAATCATTCTATGAGTGAGCTGAGTAAAAAGGACTTTCATGATAAAAGAAGTCCGGAAAAGGTAAAGGTGTTAATTCCAACTGGGAACCATGGTTTGCCAAGTGCTGAAAGTCGGGGTCCTTCATCATTATTAGATAGGTGGAGATTAGGTGGAGGATGTGACTGTGGTGGCTGGGACATGGCCTGTCCCCTCACTGTTTTAGGGAATACCCAAATTCAATGTGCTGAAGATCAACCACTTCTGGAGAATCAGCAGCATTTGGAGCTTTTTGTTCAG GGAGCAAAAGAGAGTACACCGGCATTGACCATGATGGCTGTTCAGGAGGGGGAGTATGCAGTTGATTTTCATGCACAGTTATCCACATTACAAGCATTCTCCATATGTGTGGCTATCTTGCATGGGACAGAAGCTTCTGTTGATGCTGGGAAGGAGAGAAGCAAACAGTTATCACAAAGCAATTCACTGAAAGTGCTTATCAATGATGAAGTGAAATTTTTAGTTGATGCAGTGacaagagaggagaagagaaaagaCTCTAAGATGGTAAAAGAAATCCCACCATCCTATGTGCTCAATCCACCCTTTTCTCCAATTGCTCGAGTATAA